The following coding sequences are from one Panicum hallii strain FIL2 chromosome 5, PHallii_v3.1, whole genome shotgun sequence window:
- the LOC112893065 gene encoding uncharacterized protein LOC112893065 has protein sequence MAQARVRFPPAGPTPATAFFSGSNPRPAHLPFSSKRAPASLYAAAAANAPPAPIVVVGSANADIYVEVDRLPLVGETVAARAGRSLAGGKGANQAACGGRLALGPTYLVARVGDDANGRLLEGALADAGGVRTDRVARAPDAPSGHAVVMLMPDGQNSIIIVGGANMQGWATGIGAEDLELIQKAGVLLLQREIPDWVNTQAARAAKSAGVPVIMDAGGMDAPVPQDLLSLVDIFSPNETELARLTGMPTETFEQISQAAGECHKMGVKEVLVKLGSQGSALFVEGEKPIGQPIIPATEVIDTTGAGDTFTSAFAVALVEGKPKKECMRFAAAAASLCVRVKGAIPSMPDRKSVMKLLESVQVE, from the exons ATGGCTCAGGCACGCGTGCGCTTCCCTCCCGCCGGCCcaacgccggccaccgccttctTCTCGGGCTCCAACCCCAGACCCGCCCACCTGCCCTTCTCCTCGAAGCGCGCCCCGGCCTCCCTctacgccgccgctgccgccaatgcgccgccggcccccatcgTCGTCGTCGGCTCCGCCAACGCCGACATCTACGTCGAGGTCGACCGCCTCCCTCTCGTCGGCGAGACCGTGGCGGCCCGCGCGGGGCGCAGCCTCGCGGGCGGGAAGGGCGCCAACCAGGCGGCctgcggcgggcggctcgcgcTGGGCCCCACCTACCTGGTGGCGCGCGTGGGGGACGACGCCAACGGGCGGCTCCTCGAGGGCGCGCTGGCCGACGCCGGCGGCGTCCGCACCGACCGCGTCGCGCGCGCCCCCGACGCGCCCTCGGGGCACGCCGTCGTCATGCTCATGCCCGACGGCCAGAACTCCATCATCATCGTCGGCGGAGCCAACATGCAGGGCTGGGCCACTGGGATCGGCGCGGAGGACCTGGAATTGATCCAAAAGGCCggggtgctgctgctgcagagGGAGATACCCGATTGGGTCAACACGCAGGCTGCCAGG GCTGCAAAAAGTGCAGGCGTGCCTGTTATCATGGACGCTGGTGGAATGGATGCTCCTGTACCTCAAGATCTACTCAGTCTAGTGGATATTTTTAGTCCAAACGAAACAGAGCTAGCACGTTTGACTGGGATGCCTACTGAGACGTTTGAGCAGATTAGCCAGGCTGCAGGAGAATGCCATAAAATG GGTGTGAAAGAAGTACTTGTTAAGCTTGGATCACAAGGATCTGCTTTGTTTGTTGAGGGAGAGAAGCCAATCGGACAGCCGATTATTCCTGCCACAGAAGTTATTGATACCACGGGGGCTGGTGACACTTTCACCTCAGCTTTTGCTGTAGCTCTGGTTGAGGGGAAGCCTAAGAAGGAGTGCATGAGATTTGCTG CTGCTGCTGCCTCATTGTGTGTTCGAGTGAAGGGTGCTATACCCAGCATGCCAGACAGAAAATCAGTGATGAAGCTTCTGGAATCTGTGCAAGTCGAATAG
- the LOC112895670 gene encoding probable WRKY transcription factor 48 — MSSGEFHFHDELASLFAQRPAAGPGQGEMMAQQQHQAPASCFADYLHAGAPGVGMDYDLLWRALDLPVPGDDVVKRELLVVDTGGGGGGFAAPAPTPSGGGTAPVTPNTTSSMSSSSSEAAGGSGGGGGGGGGGGGGGGGFGAGEGDSLKKEEGEGEESKELGGKGEDDADKSKKGAAAAGKAKGKGEKRQRQPRFAFMTKSEVDHLEDGYRWRKYGQKAVKNSPYPRSYYRCTTQKCPVKKRVERSYQDPAVVITTYEGKHTHPIPATLRGSTHLLAAQLHHHHHAGGHHLGDAFPPPPLPQMGAPFGRPGVGGGVIDVLGLLPPRGGPHNNHNVPPATGLASSHGMSGPMSTVAGATTTTSSSAPSLQMQHFMAQDFGLLQDMLPPPFVHSNIQP, encoded by the exons ATGTCGTCGGGAGAGTTCCACTTCCACGACGAGCTGGCGTCGCTGTTCGcgcagcggccggcggcgggcccgggccAGGGGGAGATGATggcgcagcagcagcatcaggcGCCGGCGTCGTGTTTCGCGGACTACCTGCACGCGGGCGCGCCCGGCGTGGGGATGGACTACGACCTGCTGTGGCGCGCGCTCGACCTGCCGGTGCCGGGGGACGACGTCGTCAAGAGGGAGCTGCTGGTGGTCgacacgggcggcggcgggggaggcttcgccgcgcccgcgcccacgcccagcggcggcggcacggcgccTGTCACGCCCAACACCACGTCGTCGATGTCCTCGTCCTCGAGCGAGgccgcgggcggcagcggcggcggcggaggaggaggaggaggaggaggagggggaggcggcggcttcGGCGCCGGGGAGGGGGACTCGCTCAAgaaggaggaaggggaaggggaggagagCAAGGAGCTCGGCGGCAAGGGGGAGGACGACGCTGACAAGAGCAAGAAAGG ggcggcggcggcggggaaggcCAAGGGCAAGGGGGagaagcggcagcggcagccgcGGTTCGCGTTCATGACCAAGAGCGAGGTCGACCACCTCGAGGACGGCTACCGGTGGCGCAAGTACGGCCAGAAGGCCGTCAAGAACAGCCCATACCCCAG GAGCTACTACCGGTGCACGACGCAGAAGTGCCCGGTGAAGAAGCGGGTGGAGCGGTCGTACCAGGACCCGGCGGTGGTGATCACCACGTACGAGGGCAAGCACACGCACCCCATCCCGGCCACGCTCCGCGGCAGCAcccacctcctcgccgcgcagctgcaccaccaccaccacgccgGCGGCCACCACCTCGGCGACgccttcccgccgccgccgcttccgcaGATGGGCGCGCCGTTCGGGCGGCCTGGTGTCGGCGGCGGCGTCATCGACGTGCTGGGCCTCCTGCCGCCCCGCGGCGGTCCCCACAACAACCACAACGTGCCGCCGGCGACAGGCCTCGCGTCGTCCCACGGCATGAGCGGTCCGATGAGCACCGTCGCGGGCGCGACCACCACCACCTCATCGTCTGCCCCGTCGCTCCAGATGCAGCACTTCATGGCGCAGGACTTCGGGCTGCTGCAAGACATGCTGCCGCCGCCCTTCGTCCACAGCAACATCCAGCCCTGA